The following coding sequences lie in one Zingiber officinale cultivar Zhangliang chromosome 2B, Zo_v1.1, whole genome shotgun sequence genomic window:
- the LOC122048987 gene encoding protein RGF1 INDUCIBLE TRANSCRIPTION FACTOR 1-like, whose translation MGRGAHGGGRAAVPGWLGRLVEESFFVGCGAHESRKKNEKNIFCLDCCSSICPHCAPAHSSHPLLQVRRYVYNDVVRLDDLEKLIDCSFVQPYTINSAKVVFLKPRPQSRPSKGSGNICPSCDRILQEPFHFCSLSCKVEHVVSRGEDLSSILLRFNASDFAFSHFEDVGDGQFTPNSILEDPAPQYNGSESGGDGGGGFFPQINVLSLSSRRKGAPHRSPLS comes from the exons ATGGGAAGAGGCGCGCATGGAGGAGGAAGGGCGGCGGTGCCGGGGTGGCTGGGGAGGCTGGTGGAGGAGAGCTTCTTCGTCGGGTGCGGGGCCCACGAGAGCCGCAAGAAGAACGAGAAGAACATCTTCTGCCTCGATTGCTGCTCCAGCATCTGCCCCCACTGCGCCCCTGCGCACTCCAGCCACCCTCTTCTCCAG GTGAGACGGTATGTGTACAACGATGTGGTTCGATTGGATGATCTCGAGAAGCTTATAGACTGTTCTTTTGTGCag CCCTACACCATCAACAGTGCCAAAGTGGTGTTTCTGAAGCCAAGGCCTCAGTCTCGGCCTTCCAAAGGCTCAGGAAACATTTGCCCGAGCTGCGACAGAATCCTTCAGGAGCCCTTCCACTTTTGCTCCCTCTCCTGCAAG GTAGAGCACGTGGTGTCTCGAGGAGAGGACTTGTCGAGCATACTACTCCGGTTCAACGCGTCGGATTTCGCCTTCTCCCACTTCGAGGACGTCGGCGACGGCCAGTTCACGCCGAACTCGATCCTGGAAGACCCTGCGCCGCAGTACAACGGCAGCGAGTCcggcggcgacggcggcggcgggTTCTTCCCCCAGATTAACGTGCTGTCGTTGAGCAGCAGGAGGAAGGGAGCTCCTCACCGGTCTCCCCTCTCCTAA